Within Phragmitibacter flavus, the genomic segment CGCAAAGATGCAGCGGATAAAGATTGTCTACATTTCCTGTCCCTGTCGAAAGATAAAACCACTGATGCAGCGGCCACATGGAGAGCAACAGCACCCCCAGCGTCAACTCCATCGCCCGTGCCAGCTGGGCCGGTCCACGCCTCGCCACTCCGATCATCAGCACCGCCACCACCAACCCCACCGCCAGGGCGGCGAGATGGGACGTGCCCATAAAAAGGAAGGGATCTACACTGGAGGTCACCGCTGGCATCGGCGCATTCAGGCATCAGCCGCACAAAATACAAGCGGCCTTTGTCAAACCTTGCGCTTTGACCACGCGCCCTTCCTCCGTATTTTATCCCAACATGAACCTCACACGCACCGCTTTTGGCACCTGGAACGGGGGCCGCTTTATGCACTTCGGCGAACAACTCGACGAAACGCAATTCCTCGACCTCATCCGCCACTCCTACGAACAAGGCATCCGCACCTTCGTCAGCTCCGACGTCTACGGCGCTGGCCGTGCCGACTCCATGCTCGGCGAAGCCCTCAAAGATGCACCGCGAGACAGCTATTGCCTGGTTGGCCTGCTTGGTCACGATTTCTACGGCGGTGTTCGCGCCGGAGCCAAAGGGTATCCTCGTTTCACCGAACCCGGCCTGCGCGAACCCTCTGACTACTCTTCCTATCTGAAAATGGCCTGCGAGAAATCCCTCGAACGCTGCCAGGCCAGCCATTTTGATCTGGTCATGCTACACAATCCTGACGTCACCGGCTACACCAGCGAAACCGTCTGGGATGGTCTTCGCGAACTCAAACAACTCGGTCTCACCCAGCGACTCGGCCTCGCGCCGGGCCCCGCCAACGGCTTCACCCTCGACATCATCGACTGTTTTGAAAAATTCGGAGCCGATATCGACTGGGCGATGCTCATCCTCAACCCTTTCGAACCCTGGCCCGGCACCCTCGCCCTGCCCGCCGCAAAAAAACACGACATCGACGTCATCGCCCGCGTGGTCGACTACGGAGGCATCTTCCATGACGACGTCAAACCCGGTCACCACTTCCGTGACGGCGATCACCGCACCTACCGGGGTCCCGACTGGATCGAACACGGCTGCGAAAAACTAGAAAAACTTCGTCCGATTGCCGAAAAGCATGGTCTCACCATGTTGCAGCTCGCCAGTTTTTGGGATCTCGCTCAAGACAGTGTCAAAAGCGTTGTCCCCACCCTCGTTCAGGAAGCCTACGAAGGCGCAAAACCGATCAATGACAAGGTCGCCGAACTTGCCGGGCTCCCGGAAACCAATCCGCTTACTCCCGAGGACATCGCTTTTATCAA encodes:
- a CDS encoding aldo/keto reductase — protein: MNLTRTAFGTWNGGRFMHFGEQLDETQFLDLIRHSYEQGIRTFVSSDVYGAGRADSMLGEALKDAPRDSYCLVGLLGHDFYGGVRAGAKGYPRFTEPGLREPSDYSSYLKMACEKSLERCQASHFDLVMLHNPDVTGYTSETVWDGLRELKQLGLTQRLGLAPGPANGFTLDIIDCFEKFGADIDWAMLILNPFEPWPGTLALPAAKKHDIDVIARVVDYGGIFHDDVKPGHHFRDGDHRTYRGPDWIEHGCEKLEKLRPIAEKHGLTMLQLASFWDLAQDSVKSVVPTLVQEAYEGAKPINDKVAELAGLPETNPLTPEDIAFINSIGDNTGCMKLKGASERHIGTDPRPDEWAIRDELLAVAGRWNLGNSWAW